GGCGGACATCGTCATCCATTCCCTGACCAAATACATCGGCGGGCACGGCACCTCGATCGGCGGCGCCATCGTCGACAGCGGCAACTTCCCCTGGGCCGAGCACAAGGCGCGCTTCCGTCGTCTGAACGAGCCGGAGGTCAGCTACCACGGCGTCGTCTATACCGAGGCGCTGGGCCCGGCGGCCTTCATCGGCCGGGTGCGGACGGTGCTGCTGAGGAACACCGGCGCCGCCATCTCGCCGTTCAACAGCTTCCTGATCCTGCAGGGGCTGGAGACCCTGGCCCTGCGCATGGATCGCCACGTCGAGAACGCCACCGCCATCGCCCAGTGGCTGAAGGCCCACCCCAAGGTGGAATGGGTCAACTACGCCGGCCTGGAAGATCATCCCTCCAACCCGCTGATTCAGAAGTATTTCGGCGGCAAGGCGTCGGGCCTGCTGACCTTCGGCGTGAAGGGCGGGCGTGAGGCCGGCGCCCGCTTCCAGGACGCGGTCAAGCTGTTCACCCGCCTGGTCAACATCGGCGACGCCAAGTCGCTGGTCTGCCACCCGGCCTCGACCACCCACCGTCAGCTGTCGCCGGACGAGCTGAGGAAGGCGGGCGTGACCGAGGACACGGTGCGCCTGTCGGTCGGCATCGAGCACATCGACGACCTGATCGCCGACCTGGATCAAGCGCTGGCGGCGGTCTGAGGGTCAGTTCGCCAGACTGGTGCAGCGGATCAGCCGGACCGGCAGAGCCGTCCCCTGGTCCAGCCAGGTCAGGCGTAAGGTCTCCTCCGTGGCCTCGAAGCGCACGCGCTCGCGGCTGGAGGCGCCCTCGGCTTCACAATCAAGCACGGCGTCATAGCCCATGCCCCGCTCGTCGATGCTCACGATGGCGCAGCGGTTCTCATAGCCCCGCAATTCAGTGGTGGTGATCTCGATCGGCACGCGATCGCCGCGTGGATTGGCGCACCAGTCGGCCGCGGCGGCCCAACGCCCGATGAAGCTGGCCGCCCCCGCGCCGCGCATCAGGGGCTCCATGCCCGGCGGCCGGGGCGGCGGGGCCGCCGAGGTTCCCGGCCCCTGGACAGGGAGCGCCGGCTCGGTCGGCGGGTTGACGCGCTGAGGTCCGTCGCAGGCGGTCAGGGCCACCGTCAGGCCCGCGACGGACAAGATAGGATGAGGTTTCATCCGCGTTCCAACGTCCGAAAGGTTCGGGACGTTGCGCCTGCCCCCCGGGCGCCGGCAGGCTTCCCCAGCCCGGCCTCCGTTGAGACCCGGCTTATGACTGCACGCCTACTGCCGCGCGGCGTCGCTGCGGGCGCGGACCTGGCCGAACTCGGAGGTCGGCTTCCAGCTCGGCCAGTGGTCGCCGTTGGCCAGTTGCAAGCCCAGGCGATACAGCAGCGTCAGGTTCTCGACCGCCGAGCGCAGGTCCCAGTCGGCCGACCATTCGTCGCTGGCGCGGTGATAATCGGCCCCGAACTTGGCCTTCCACGCCGCCAGCCCCGCCTCGCGGCCGCCCTCTACCCAGTCCACCCCGTGCCACGGCATCAGGGCGGGCACGCCCGCGCGGGCGAAGGGGAAATGGTCGGAGCGATAGTAGAAGTTCTGCTCGGGCTGGCCGTCGTCGGAGACGTAGCGGCCCTGGGCGTCGGCCAGGGTCTGCAGGTCATCCTCAAGGCTGGTCTGGCCCTTGCCGAAGATGGCCACGTCGCGCGTCGGCCCGCTGAGGGGCAGCATGTCGATGTTGATATCGGCCACGGTCATCTCCAGCGGGTAGACCGGATCGGCGGCATAGGCGTAGGCCCCCATCAGGCCCATCTCCTCGGCGGCCATGTGGGCGAAGACAATGGTGCGGCTGGGCGCGGGCGCGGCCTTCAGCTGGCGCGCCATCTCGACCACGCCGATGGTGCCCGAGGCGTTGTCCCAGGCGCCGTTGAACACCTGATCCGCGCCCGCTCCGTGGCCGCCGACGCCCAGATGGTCCCAGTGGGCCGAATAGATGATCACCTCGTCAGGCCGTGTCGTGCCGGGCAGCTTCGCCAGCAGATTGCGGGTGCGAAGGACCTTGATCGTCTCCTGGGCCGAGGCGGTCAGGCGAACGTCGGGAAGGGCGAAGGCGCGGAAGTCGCCGGTCTGCAGATGCGGCCGCAGCGCGGTCAGGTCCAGCCCCAGGGCCATGGCCGTCTCGCGGGTCAGCGCGCCGCCCAACTCCAGATCGGCGGCGCCGGGCGTCATGGTGCGGGTGCGCGTCGCGCCGTTC
The nucleotide sequence above comes from Brevundimonas naejangsanensis. Encoded proteins:
- a CDS encoding O-acetylhomoserine aminocarboxypropyltransferase/cysteine synthase family protein; its protein translation is MKFDTLAVHAGYAPDPTTRSVAVPIYQTTSYAFDDTQHGADLFDLKVAGNIYTRIMNPTSDVLEQRLAALEGGIAALTVASGQAAITYAILTIAEAGDNIIATSTLYGGTYNLFAHTLPQYGITVRFIDAADPAAIAANTDERTKAVFCESIGNPLGNVVDFGALADAAHAQGLPLIVDNTVPTPYLTRPIEHGADIVIHSLTKYIGGHGTSIGGAIVDSGNFPWAEHKARFRRLNEPEVSYHGVVYTEALGPAAFIGRVRTVLLRNTGAAISPFNSFLILQGLETLALRMDRHVENATAIAQWLKAHPKVEWVNYAGLEDHPSNPLIQKYFGGKASGLLTFGVKGGREAGARFQDAVKLFTRLVNIGDAKSLVCHPASTTHRQLSPDELRKAGVTEDTVRLSVGIEHIDDLIADLDQALAAV
- a CDS encoding M28 family peptidase gives rise to the protein MYHRLIRGVAAAALLLVAGAASAQDFSAQRLSDEIRIISADDFQGRYPGTDGEKKTLDWLQAQYEAMGLAPGGPNGQWLQPVDLLQLTPAGAAVAAWTGMDGVRHPLTPGTDLTLRAVNPRGRGAVADAPVVFAGYGIFAPERGWDDYGDLDVRGKVVLVVAGEPDGDLFNGPYATAYQYASYKADEAKRRGALAVLTVIDDEAAWRRETNGATRTRTMTPGAADLELGGALTRETAMALGLDLTALRPHLQTGDFRAFALPDVRLTASAQETIKVLRTRNLLAKLPGTTRPDEVIIYSAHWDHLGVGGHGAGADQVFNGAWDNASGTIGVVEMARQLKAAPAPSRTIVFAHMAAEEMGLMGAYAYAADPVYPLEMTVADINIDMLPLSGPTRDVAIFGKGQTSLEDDLQTLADAQGRYVSDDGQPEQNFYYRSDHFPFARAGVPALMPWHGVDWVEGGREAGLAAWKAKFGADYHRASDEWSADWDLRSAVENLTLLYRLGLQLANGDHWPSWKPTSEFGQVRARSDAARQ